A window of the Hyphomicrobiales bacterium genome harbors these coding sequences:
- a CDS encoding molybdopterin-dependent oxidoreductase, with amino-acid sequence MTTTKTTCPYCGVGCGVLATTQADGSISIKGDPNHPANFGRLCSKGSALGETLSLDDRMLHPQVDGQRVSWDNALDLVAEKFVESIKEHGPDSVAFYVSGQILTEDYYVANKLMKGYIGSANIDTNSRLCMASSVAGHRKAFGTDTVPGCYEDLEEADLIVLVGSNLAWCHPVIYQRIAAAKEARPDMKVVLVDPRRTMTANLADIHLPINPDGDVALFAGLLVHLSKAGVLDADYIENYTSGFEEALTQAASLSNEQLVEDTGLCLDALEEFYSLFEKTEKVVTVYSQGVNQSESGTDKVSAIINCHFATGRIGKAGMGPFSITGQPNAMGGREVGGLANMLAAHMNIEDENHRALVQDFWNSPTMPHQQGLKAVDMFEAVADGRIKALWIMATNPVDSMPDADFVQDAIKNCPFVVVSDVSETTDTVRHANVKLPALAWGEKDGTVTNSERRISRQKAFLEAPAEAKADWWHMAQVAKRMGFEEGFDYRDYASIFREHASLSAYHNDDSRDFDIGALSTIDAKDYNDLAPFQWPCRAGEKMGETRFFSEGDFYTPDRKGRFIAVSSQPQDRTTEDYPFTLNTGRIRDQWHTMTRTAKTARLSSHLAEPFCEIHPDDAEHLHINDADLVALSNERGIIFVRALITDRQKAGNLFVPLHWTDQYAANARVDILFASVVDPFSGQPALKNVAVSAERFDPAQYGFLISQEKPDFGDAAYWALAKTEGGWRAEFALIKPVDDLNDFGRTVLGDTLHDAPQLYNDRHSADKRAVWFKDDKLHAAMFLAPQPVIASRSYLVDCLQQDFDTPLLRQEVIAARPPANRIEKGAMVCSCFGVGVNEIINATASGCHTVKAIGDCLNAGTNCGSCKGEIASLLEMHIAEITDLAI; translated from the coding sequence GTGACCACAACCAAAACCACGTGCCCCTATTGTGGTGTCGGTTGCGGCGTTCTGGCGACCACACAAGCGGATGGTTCGATCTCGATAAAAGGAGATCCGAACCATCCGGCAAACTTTGGCCGCTTATGCTCCAAAGGGTCAGCGCTAGGGGAAACGCTCTCACTCGATGACCGCATGCTTCATCCGCAAGTGGACGGTCAGCGGGTGAGCTGGGACAATGCTCTTGATTTAGTCGCTGAGAAGTTTGTCGAAAGCATAAAAGAACATGGCCCTGACAGCGTCGCGTTTTATGTTTCTGGTCAGATTTTGACAGAGGATTACTACGTCGCGAATAAGTTGATGAAGGGCTATATCGGCTCTGCCAATATTGACACGAATTCTCGACTTTGCATGGCCTCATCTGTTGCAGGGCACCGTAAAGCTTTTGGCACAGATACGGTGCCGGGTTGTTATGAGGATTTGGAAGAAGCTGACTTGATCGTTCTCGTCGGTTCTAATTTAGCTTGGTGCCATCCAGTCATCTATCAACGCATTGCTGCGGCTAAAGAAGCACGTCCGGATATGAAAGTGGTGCTCGTCGATCCACGCCGAACAATGACGGCAAACCTTGCAGACATCCACCTGCCAATCAATCCAGATGGCGACGTTGCCTTGTTTGCAGGGCTATTGGTGCACTTATCCAAAGCAGGTGTTTTGGATGCAGATTACATCGAGAATTATACGAGTGGTTTTGAAGAGGCTCTCACGCAAGCAGCCAGCCTTTCGAACGAGCAATTGGTAGAAGATACGGGCCTTTGTTTGGATGCGCTTGAAGAGTTTTATTCGCTTTTTGAAAAGACCGAAAAGGTCGTGACTGTTTATAGCCAAGGGGTCAATCAATCTGAAAGCGGAACGGATAAAGTAAGTGCCATTATCAATTGTCATTTTGCGACTGGTCGAATTGGCAAAGCGGGTATGGGCCCGTTTTCCATCACCGGGCAACCAAATGCGATGGGTGGGCGCGAGGTTGGTGGGCTTGCTAATATGCTTGCGGCCCACATGAATATTGAGGATGAAAACCACCGCGCTCTCGTGCAAGATTTCTGGAATTCACCGACCATGCCGCACCAACAAGGCTTGAAGGCGGTTGATATGTTTGAGGCTGTGGCTGATGGCCGCATTAAAGCGCTGTGGATTATGGCAACAAATCCTGTGGACTCCATGCCAGATGCTGATTTTGTTCAAGATGCAATTAAGAACTGCCCGTTCGTCGTGGTGTCTGATGTGTCTGAGACGACGGATACTGTGCGTCATGCCAATGTGAAATTACCTGCCTTAGCTTGGGGTGAGAAAGACGGCACGGTGACCAACTCAGAACGCCGTATCTCGCGACAAAAGGCCTTCTTAGAAGCGCCAGCGGAAGCCAAAGCCGATTGGTGGCATATGGCACAAGTGGCAAAGCGAATGGGTTTTGAGGAGGGCTTTGATTATCGCGACTATGCTTCTATCTTTCGCGAACATGCGTCTCTTTCAGCTTATCACAACGATGACAGTCGAGACTTTGACATCGGTGCACTTAGTACGATTGATGCGAAGGACTATAATGATTTAGCCCCGTTCCAGTGGCCTTGTCGTGCTGGTGAAAAAATGGGTGAAACACGGTTCTTTTCTGAAGGTGATTTCTACACGCCAGATCGGAAAGGGCGCTTTATTGCTGTATCCTCTCAACCACAAGACCGCACGACTGAAGACTATCCTTTTACTCTGAATACAGGGCGCATTCGTGACCAGTGGCACACGATGACACGAACCGCTAAGACGGCGCGCCTGTCTTCTCATTTGGCCGAGCCATTTTGTGAAATCCATCCTGATGATGCTGAGCACTTGCACATCAATGATGCGGACTTAGTAGCGCTTAGCAATGAACGCGGCATCATTTTCGTGCGTGCTTTGATTACGGATAGGCAAAAAGCCGGCAATCTCTTCGTGCCGCTACATTGGACTGATCAATATGCCGCTAATGCACGTGTGGATATTTTGTTCGCATCGGTTGTTGATCCATTTTCTGGACAACCTGCTTTGAAGAACGTGGCCGTAAGCGCGGAACGTTTTGATCCAGCTCAATATGGCTTCCTCATCTCGCAAGAAAAACCAGATTTTGGTGATGCAGCATATTGGGCGCTTGCTAAAACCGAAGGCGGTTGGCGCGCTGAATTTGCATTGATCAAACCTGTTGATGATCTGAACGATTTTGGTCGTACTGTGCTCGGCGATACCTTGCACGATGCCCCGCAACTTTATAACGATCGGCATAGCGCAGATAAGCGGGCTGTCTGGTTTAAAGATGACAAACTGCACGCTGCCATGTTCCTCGCGCCTCAACCTGTTATTGCCTCTCGCAGCTATCTGGTGGATTGCTTGCAACAAGACTTTGACACGCCCTTATTGCGCCAAGAAGTGATAGCCGCTCGCCCTCCAGCCAATAGGATTGAGAAGGGGGCGATGGTCTGCTCTTGCTTCGGGGTGGGGGTGAATGAGATTATAAATGCGACAGCGAGTGGTTGCCATACAGTAAAGGCCATCGGGGATTGCCTTAATGCAGGCACGAACTGTGGCTCATGCAAAGGCGAAATTGCGTCACTATTGGAAATGCATATTGCTGAGATAACCGATTTGGCAATCTAG
- the nirD gene encoding nitrite reductase small subunit NirD, whose amino-acid sequence MNAVSQNWVSVGELSDIPRLGARCVKAGETTIAIFRTAEDQIFALEDKCPHKNGPLSNGIVHDGCVTCPLHNWVISLKTGEAQGADEGATKSYPIKIEGESILLDMGAVL is encoded by the coding sequence ATGAATGCTGTATCACAAAACTGGGTGTCGGTTGGCGAGCTTTCAGACATCCCGCGCCTTGGTGCGCGGTGCGTTAAAGCGGGTGAAACCACGATCGCAATCTTCCGCACTGCTGAAGATCAAATCTTCGCTTTGGAAGATAAGTGCCCGCACAAAAATGGCCCTCTCAGTAATGGCATCGTGCATGACGGTTGCGTCACATGCCCGCTTCATAATTGGGTGATCTCACTTAAGACAGGTGAAGCACAAGGCGCTGATGAGGGGGCGACCAAAAGTTATCCAATTAAGATAGAGGGAGAGTCTATTTTGTTGGATATGGGAGCCGTTCTGTGA